TGGTCTTGGGCTAGTGCTGGGAGAGGCCGTAGAGGGTGTTGAAGTCATCCTTGCTTGGTCTCTTGCCTTCTCTCATCCCTTTCTTCTCTCGTGGAGAATGCTTGCAAAATTATCCTAAGAAATCTTATTCAGGATATTAACTTTTTCTAATGTCTTACGAGCACTTCTTATTGAAAATGGGCGAACTGCTCTGCTTGAGGGTCACGAGAAAAAGCACCCCAACAGGCCTCCATCATCCCAAGGCAGCTCTATCCtttgcaacccccccccccccccccccgccccaactGCAGCGTTTCTTCAGATCGTCTTTCCTAGAGTCAAGGAGACTAAACACCAATAAACCAGATAAAACCTTTGTGGCCACAAAGGAGAAAGCGATTAGAGAAGGCTCTCTGCCTAGGTGCAACAGTGCAGGGAGGGGGCTgccgtgagtgtgtgtgtgtggggggctgaGTTGGGATGGGAAGGTGGTTTCCTACAAAGGTGGTGCTCGCCCACGGCCTTCTGTGTCCCAGACTACTCAGAATATCTTCATTGGATATTGCACTGTGAAATGCAGCCAtcagggactcgtggctctaacCTTTATTAAAAGCTAGTCTCACCCACTCTACTCTGACACAtaaggctctctctctcctcaggagGAGAGAGGTACAAGGTGGCTCTTAAAATAGACACGTATGTTTCACTTAAACAGGAGCCCATGCATGTTGAGGACTATTTGAACAACCAaaccctctccctgtccctgctgGCGAGAATTATTTGTCAgctattttacatttaaaaggaTTCTTTTTAAACCAATCTCAGTTGACCTTTTTACCCACCCAGTCTGCTGGTTATACTCATGGGCTTCCATAGTGTCTTCCCCAAAGAGAAACTGGCAGCTAATTGTTCCTATGCCTTGAGCAACTCTGGTCATGGATTGTTGGGTTGCCTGTAGTACTGGGCGTGTGTTTGTGCAGTGGACGGGAGGGAAGCAGCCGCCTGGTGGAGGAGTGTTAGGGATGGAAGAGATGCCTTACTTTCTGTCAAGAGAGGTGTTTTTTCTTCAATTGTTCAAAGTGGACGTGTTTACtcaattcatttctttattaattcatttctttatttaaaaaaacaacaacataattTGTATTTCCTGTGTGCAATACCAGATATTTTAAGGCAATAAAGATTTTCAAAGTGGTCTGCCTCATCATTTAGTGAGGTAGTGGCAGCTTTGGGAGGTCCCCACCAGGTTATCTCCCTTTCCTGAGACTGTCTGGGAGATGACTGCAGGTAATGGCAGAGCAGCTGTGTCCTTTGTTGACAAGGGTGTAACATCCTGTGGGAGTTTTAAAGAGACTTTAAAGGTTCCTGACCGCCTACATAGAAGCTCTAACTCGGTGGCCAACCTGTGACCCTGACTTCTCCCTTCCTGTGGCCAGGCTGGAAGGTGTTCCTCCCTAAGGGAAGGCCCAGTGTTGTCTTTGGCTCTGCCTCAAAGGGCACTGAAGTGTTTTGTTTGACCACCCTAGACCCACACCAGCTTGCCCTGGCCGGTGTCTGCAGCTTGGTTCTGGCAGCAGCAGTGGACGCCCTCCCGGTCTCCCCACTCTGATTGACATAGTGTCTGTAAGCCAGGTTCACAGCTCACGTTTTCTGCATCTTTCTTACCTTGAGATGTGCCCCATGCCTGTGACATTTTGGCACTCTATTTCTTAGCAATTTTTATCTGGAGAGACCACGACTGTACTAGTCAGTTAGAGGGGAGGTACTGAGCCCTGTTCCTAAGGAGTCTGCTATTCACAGTATGTGCTCAGTGCACACCTGCACCTTATCCCTTCTGGGCTCGCATGTCAAACCATTTGTAAGCTGTGTGCTCAGGGAGCCATCATCTTACACACTCGCTCAGCCCTGTCACAGGTGGTCTCCAGAGGAACCCACTTCTTAAAACAGCGAGAGGATGAAGGTAACTCTTCCCATTGCACTGCCTTTCTGGTGCCGTGGGGATCTGAGGTCTGGAACTACATTCTCTTTTGGTACTACAAGTGAAGCCAGCCTGAATCACAAGCCAGAGCTGTGCAAAGTTGGAAGACCTGCACTGAACGAGAGCCGGAGACCCGACCGAAGCACCACCAAACCCCAGGAAGCCCACTTTTTTTTGGCTACAACAGCCACGGCATTTTTACTGTCTAAAGTCATTTAAGGTAAAATTCCCCCGTAAAGCGCTGATGCTTTCTATGTATTTAACTAAGACAGCAGCCATCTCCTTACCTTTGTGAGCTActtcttcctctgacctccagcctTTCACAGGTGCAGCCTTCTGCCTCTCATAGCTTCACGGTGCTCAGTCCTTCAACAGCTGCTGCTCTTTTTGCTCAAAATGCCTCAATGGCATTTAATGACCATTTAATGCTTCAAACAACCTCCTGGGCATTTGAGTCTAGCTGAGGacgacaccccctccccccccagctcAGGAAGATCTTTCTGATCTATTTAATTACCATCTACCTAGCTCCACCTCTTGATTCAAACGCCTACCTTTCTTACGGAATTCTGTTTGAAATTCACGTGAGGCCTTAGCCTTGCCCTCACACCCTGGAGTTTTGAGACTGggcccaaactcacagagatccacctgcctctgcctcccaagttgctgtgattaaagatcTGCACCGCCATGCCTGGTCTGACCTTGCTTCTTTTCACGCCCATGCAGCTGTCTGACTTAGGCTGCTTTGGTCTACTTGCTATAGCTGTTCTCAAGACTCTGATTTTTTgggaagaaaatgggaaagggCCATAACTGTTGAGCTGCCGATGGGAGTCCTGATGGTGAAGAAGAGATTTGGCATCAAGAACACAAGTTATCAAGCTGACAATGAGGAGCTGGAGGCAGCCTTGCTTTCCCAGGCCTGACCTGTCCTACTGACAACAGTGGGTGGAAAGGTAAAGCAGGCTATGATGTTCCTGTGATGGGTAAAGAGTTTAGAGGGTAAAAGGGTTATTAGGAAAGGCCAAAGTACACAGACAGATCAGAATAGAAGGTTTCCCTATTTATTATAAAATGCATTACACAAATACAGTTGACCAAAAGGTCTAAAAACAGCCCAGACTCTTCTAACCTTCATCCACCTGTAGATAAAAGAGGAGCCTGGTCCTGCTCATGAGGGCAGCCCTTCTCAGAAGAACTGCCTGTCCCCTGGGCCCAGCAGTAGAAAGGAGCCCAGTCTATGTGCTCAGGACCTTGAAGCAGCCCTTACCCGCGGCtgctctgggcaggcagcagCTGCGGCGTCACAGTTATGCTCCCACCACGCCAGTCAGATGAAGGAATgcagagaaatggaggaaagCAAAAGACTGGAAAAGGAGCTAGAGGGGTTATAGCTAGGGGAGGACACATTAGGGGGCTTCTCAGAATTCCTTGACTTTGAAGGATTAACAAgagtattttctttaaatgactCCTAAATTATACGTACATGTTAagtaatttttcttatgaataccttaaaaaatttaaaaacataaaaaaaaccccccaaaaacaaaatccaagatcaaaaaacaaaaaccctctcaAAAGCTTAAGATGCTGAACCTAGATGAAGGAGATAAGGATGCAGCCAAACAGAAATGGTTTAAGGACAGAGGGTGAATGAAGAAGACAGTGGAGGTGGAAGACGATGTGTCAGAGCTggcaaggctggcctcaatttcttttcttctgtctggaTACTGGCTCTGCCTCTAGGTACCGGAGCCCGACTAGCATGCCCAGGACTGAGAAACCTTAAACAGACAGAGAAGGCGAATGGTGGACAGACATAGCACCTTACCGGCCCAGCACTCTCTCCTCCGTACCAGCCCCGCCACCGAAGGAAGGGGTCTAGGGTGGCCCGGTGCTTACTTGCTACCATTAGGGGTGCCAGCACACCAACTGTGGGAGCTGCTGTCCCAAATACCAGCAACTCTGAGAGGAAGTGTCCCAGGGCGAGGAGGAATGTCCACAGGGTGACGTGATAGAGTCTGCAAGGGGACAGACAGAAACGGAGAGGACATGACTGCAGAGCGCGACACAACGGTGGTCGAAAGGACCCGAGTTCCTCAGATACACCCGGCTACTTAATCACTTCAAGCTCTTCTCTTCTAGGACaaatctcaggtttgtttgtttgtttgtttttttccttttttggtttttcgagacagggtttctctgcgtagctccggctgtcctggagctcactttgtagaccaggccgcaGTGGGCCTCTAGGACTTAGTGAGGTAGAGAACTCCGCAGAGAGTCTGGATCGCAGTCCGGAGCAGTGCAACAATTCTGGACTAGCCTCACTTATGCGCTCAGTGCAAACTGACAGATGGGGCGGTCTAAGGCTCCCCTAGCAGGGGCCCGGCTATCATAGGCCAGCCCTTGCTGTATGACGGAACCATAAATGAACATACTGGATGGGGACTAGGCAGCACGAGGCTTTCAGATGCTCTTGCAGTACAGTCGGCTACTTTATGTCTTGGCCTAAAATCTGGTCTGAGGAGGAGGACATCTAAGAGCCCCAGAGGAGGAGAACTTCTTCATCAGTTTTGATAACAAGGTGCTGGCTGACCATTTGAGTTTTAGatgtctgggttttttgttttttttttttttttttNNNNNNNNNNNNNNNNNNNNNNNNNNNNNNNNNNNNNNNNNNNNNNNNNNNNNNNNNNNNNNNNNNNNNNNNNNNNNNNNNNNNNagacagggtttctctgtgtagccctggctgtcctggaactcactttgtagaccaggctggcctcgaactcagaaattgcctgccactgctgggattaaagtaaaggtgtgcaccaccacgccttgcttttttttttcctttttttgtaaactatgaaaaaaaaattaggacacACTCCCGAGAAGCTAGTGAACTGTAGGAAGCACAGCGGTACGGACTGGGCCCTCTTGGTTCTAACACTTGTACATTTGGTTTAGAttcctttttttctggttttggggGATCAAATCCTGGCCTCACGAATACCAGGAAAGCACTTGCCTCTGAGCTAGATCCCTCAAATGGACACTTTATATTAAAGAactaaaaattgaaaacattCATGCTGTATCCTGCCCTGACTGTCTTCTCTCCCGCTTCCccttttctaaaagaaccagtatcttaaatttggtttttatcATGCTGGTacatgatggtgtgtgtgtggtgtaggatgttggtgtggtgtgtgatggtatgtggtgtgtgatgtTGGTGTGTATGTGAACACAAGGTGATTCTGAATTTCCAGCTATGGGCTGATAAGCTGAGGAAGTATGTCAGAGGTCTGTGGATCAAAGTCCTAAGCCAGAGAGGACTGGAAACGGCACGTCAGCATTTGCTGCTGCTCTGGGTCAGAAGACGGAACACCGAATGGGCGGAAAAGGTGAGGGGATAACTTGTCTGTTCACTGGAACACACATCAAACAAAGGCCACATCCCCAGTACCTGTCAGCAATTCATCCTAGTGGTAAAAGGTCCTCAAAATGATTATCTGAGCCTCCAGACTTTCATTCACCCTGAGAGGTAGAATAGCTAGCtatcctcattttacagatgcaGAGTAAGGAAATAAACCTGATTACCAACACCATGGCGAGCAGACTCTGTCTTCCTGACCCCAGGCAGCTTCCACTAAGCCACCCTGCTTCTAAAAATATGTGTCCTATCTAGGACATGTAATTTAGtttcaaggtaaaaaaaaaaaaattaaaaataaagatggagagaTCAAAGGGCTAATAGTCTTGCTTCAAATCCCTCTTGAGTCAGGCTCCTTCTACTTAAattaattggatttttaaaaatatttagactgcaaaatcagtaatgaaaatcACTACCCCTTTTCCCCTAAGGGGTTGCTAAGAGGTGAAACATAGGTGAAAGCTCCTGTCAAAATCAGAGAGGAGCCATAAATATtgtttcctctcttccccagATGCTGCAGGGAGGGACAAGATAAAAAGATTTCAGCGTGAGGTCACCGTTTGACAGCTTCACCCAGCGAACTGACCAATGACTGTTTATTCCAAGCCAGGGGTGGTTACTGCAGGCAAGAAACCTTGAGCCCCCTCTAGCAGCCAGAACTGGGTATGGCACCATCTGGACAAGATGTctcattcctctgtgtgtgtgtgtgtgtgtgtgtgtgtgtgtgtatttttaaatgcagGCTTATTGTAAAGCTGTTAAGCTGCTCTTAGTCAAGTTTGCTGGccccaaggactgaggccaggggAGTTGCTATGGGAAAGGACGGGGAGGACAGgggagagaaagcacacacacacacacacacacacacacacacacacacactcgagagagcgttttcttttttttcatggaTTTCTGATTAAGGAGGAatgtgcaggcagacacacacagacacagacacacagagggagtGTGGGGAGAGagtgttagttttctttctttccgtGGATTTCTGATTAAGGAGGAATGTGCAGAAGGTGTTTACAGGACTAGGAGTGCAGCTGGGCGCCTGAGCATTTGTCAGCTATGCTCAAGGTCCTTCTAAAGGATACCAAACCAAACCCTGAAGCTGAACTGAGCAGGCACTCTAGTTCTTCATAGGGGAAAGGTGTGCTCTAATCACGGACAGTGCCGTGCTATTGCTATGGCCTGTTAGGCCTGTATGTATTTCAGGCCTGAAAGGACTCTCATTTTCTCTGCGCTATGCTAATGCAGTAAAGTGACTCAACAGGTACCAACAGCAGCCGGGCACATGGGCGGAGCCTCACTGCCAACACACGACGTACGTTTTGTTGTGGATGTCAATGGCACAGAGGCAGCGAATCACTGATGAGAGCAGCGTCCAGATCCCAAAGGTCCGGGCTTGGAGGCCATTCACTGTGCAGTTAAAAAGAAGCAAGAGCGGTGAGAAGGAGGGCTGAGGTGAGCCTTGTCCTATGCTAGTCTGCTTTCCTGGTGATGCCTGGAAGGCAGCGGAGCCTGACCTCTccgtgtgccccccccccccccccccgggaatgGAAGGAATTCTGAGTGCTGCTCAGTCCTCTTCAGATGTCTATAGTTGGAAGGGAATGCAGCAGAGCTGCGTAGGAACATACAAGACGCCTAGCAGAACCAGTAGTCTTTGAAGAATGCTAGGAGAGACCAGATACCAGCACCAATGGAGATGTCTTCAAGACATGGTTTTAAGAGGCCTAATATCTGCTCTATTGGGACAGAATTCAAGCTAGGATGGCTTCTTGTATACATGGAAGTGGAAACAGGCACTGTTCTCTGGGGTTTGCTGGGACCACCTGTTCTTGGTGGTTTCGTTGGGATACTGTTGTGTTAAATATCTTGTTCTGAAAATTTGAGTCAATTCACCGTAACAGTGGCTCTTGACCCTGACTGCTTTCTGTATCACCCGAGGGAGCTTTATACAATTACCAGGGTCTGGACACCTGACCAGTACATGGTACTCTCCAGAAGTGAGTTCTGACACGAGTAATTTTTAGAAGCACCCTGTATGGGTGACCTAAGTGTATAGCCAATGAACTGAAGTACCTTGTGGATTACAAACGTTCAAGCACTAAAAGCATAGCTAGTTCTTTGGCTGAGATGTCTCTTGCAGAATAAAAACAGCCTAGAAATAGTTCAGTTGTAAAGCACCTACTTAGCATACAAGATAAGATGTGCAgggtttgattcttagcatctgtgtgtgtgtgtgtgcacaatcaATGGACAAGTTCTCTTggactttaaaaattctttagtcTTTGGAAACACAGACAGCTCTACTAAATTCACACCTTGAACTTTTAGGTGGCAATGAGAATATATTAGAATGTCAGCCATTTGGGAAtatactcctttttttttctttctttctttctttctttctttctttctttcttttttttttttttttttttttttttttttttttggtttttcgagacagggtttctctgtgtagccctgactgtcctggaactcactctgtagaccaggctggccttgaactcagaaatcNNCCTGCCNctgcctcccaagtgctgggattaaaggcatgtgccaccactgcccggaggGGGATATACTCTTTAGAAACCAAGTTGATGGCTTTTCTAATGAAAAGACTGAAGAAATCTGTCTAGTGTGAGATACTTAAAACCAGACTAAGGTCAAGGGAAAGTTTACATGTTTACTTTCTCTAGAGCCCGGCTCCATCCATCTACACAGCTTCCATGACTACCTGTGAGCAGCAACTaagagtgaaagaaaaaataacctTCAGTTCTCCAGGTTCTTAACTCCcattatatttcaattttgttcAAAATAAGGCTCAGcctacttaattttctttctatctaGATGTTGCATAGAAAAGAGTAGGTCAGAGCCTGGATCTGGGTTAGCTATATATGTGACAAGAGCTGTCAGCTGCTGTCAATCAGTGATGTAGCTCCAGGTACCCCCGTCAACGGGGTGAAAGTATCGCTGcatcagacagacacagacatgtggTGAGAGTCTGAGAAGTTGGGAGAGGCCCCTGTGAGTTGGATGTGTGGCTTTGAGAGAGGAACTTGGAGGGATCTGGGGATCCACTCAGGGGCCACACCTCAGTTTGGGAAGACCTTGGATGCGTGACTGTCTACCTGTTACATAGACTAGAACCTCGTGTGCCACACTCTGACTCCTAATGAGGACACTGAGCTACGGCAAAAGGCTTCTAGCCTTTCTCTTTGTGGCTTTTTAGAATCAACATGTCATCCTATTTCTTTGCTTGCCCTCCTGGGAGCTTCTTAACACACAAATTGTCcggcaggcaaatgaatggagaGGTATCCAGAGAAGCCTGGGGAAAAAGGGCCAAGTGCTTCCTGCATGTTCTAGTATTCTActgcagtggctctcaaccttcctaaagctgcgaccctttaatacagttcctcatgctgtgctgaccctCAACCacagaattatttcattgctacttctaCAACtaaaaatcataatgtaaatctcttaatatgcaggatatctgatattcaacccctgtgaaagggttgtttgactaCCAAAGGGttatggcccacaggttgagaactgctgtacAAGTGGCTACCAAGACTGCATTAGgcaccagtaccacctggatatTTCTGGAACTGGATTCCTAGCCAGACTTAATAAGGAGCCTGGGGTGGTCAGATATATGGCTGACTTTGGAATCAGCAGCTAGGTCAGTGCTACAGAAAATATACTTctttacattcttttattttcattagtttAATTAGTTCAGTTTTAGACATAGGAGCTCACCAAGTTgctcagtctggctttgaactctcaacCTTCTTGCCCTAtcctcctgtgtgctgagattataggcatgtgctctGATGCCCATACAGTTTTGACTTCTTACCAAGGTTTGGCTTGCCAGTGTAGAGCTTCTCGTAGAGAAAAGTGTGGTCTCGGAAGCTCTGGAGTGTGTTTCCCATGGCTATGATGGACACCATAACCAGCCAGCTTCGTAGCACATTCAGGAAGCGGCTCATGACTCCCCTCAAAGAGAGGGCGCTCTGCCTTGGGAACAAAGAAGGCATGCTGGAAGTTACTTCCACATCAGTCACAAGCTTTCTCACCTAACCTGTGTCCCACTCACCAGGGCTGTCCTGAGTGATGTTGGTGGAGCGCTTCACACATACCTCTGCTAGTCGTTCCGCCCCACCCTATTTCTTGCTACACCacttttatttcacaaaatacCTAGGAATATTTACCCTAAACGGAGGTATGCTGATCTGTGTCAcggaggtttaaaaaaaaaaaaaatgcagtgggTGGAACGCCAAATCTAGCACAAAAGACATAGCGAGAAGGACAGAAGAAATGGGGGTACGGACATTTCTATAAGTAATCAAATGGATTTCTGGGCAAGCTTGTGTTCCAGCCAATGCTCGGTCACTCTAATGAGGGTGAATGACCAGTACACCTTGCAGCAAGTGGCACCACATTTACCTTAGTTCAAATAGTCCTCCAAAGCACAGTATTGCTGTAAGTCAGAATTCCCTCCACTTGCCTGGAATCAGTATTACGCCTTCATCTCTTCATGCCATTCCTTTGCAATACAAATAGCTGAAGGGTGATTCAAAATCTACTCAGATACCTGGACACATCCTTCCAAACGCACAGAAGTTGCATCATACACTTGACTGGAAACCATAGTGTAACTGCCTGACTAGTATTCTTAGTTCCCCTCTGCATGGCTCCCAGACACATCATGTTTCATAAGCCAAAGCAATCGAAAAGACTTGGAAAAGACCTGGAAAAGACCTGTCATAGATTGATGTTGGGTTCCAAGAAAAGTACATTAGCTATAGTTATGGAACACTTGTGTCCTACACTTATATGTGCCCCAAGTATATACCATCTTATTTCACTCACTCCCTACATCAGGATAGGCAGGCACTATTAGTATTTCCACTTTACAGATGGGGATCAGAACCAAGAGCTAAGTGATTTGCTTAGGTAACATAGCTAATATGTGGCTGAGTGCCAGGGTCTGTGAACTCTGTTGCAATACTCCCTCATAGAATGTTTTGATAAAgttctcatcttttaaaaaatatttacttatttagagacagggtcttactatgtggctagtctggaactctacatagaccaggatggcctggaactcacagagatccatctgcctcttcctcctgagtgctgggattaaaggtgggtgtgGCCAGGTGCAGCAAAGTTCCCCTTTTTGGAGGAAGCTGGTAGGAGAGAGAGCTAGTTCCGTACTTTTTGTTTAGCTCAAGCCTCGATGAGTAGTGATTTCCATAGGCTCTAAAGGGATCCCACAGAGACAGTTTGTCATAGCCACCATCATATTGGCCCTTCATTTACCTGTTGTTAGGCTAACTGCTTTGGCCTGAAAGCTGTAAGAATCTATCAGGCTTCCCTTACCACTGTGGTAATGTTTCAGTATGATTCCCTACCACCCAGTGCATATAGACATCAATTGAAGTGACGATGAAAAACCAACTAGAAAGGGCTCCAGGAGAGAAAGGGTGGACCCAGAGGAAAGAGGTCTCAAACTGGGACAGTCCCAGTCTAGAGATGCTGGGGTGTGTTGATCTTCACAGACACAGCATATGCCAAGATCTACTTCTTTTTACTTTCTCCTCTCAACACCAGCTTGGGTTATTTAAAAATCCCCCCAGCCCACCCCCCAGCACACACTCACTTTCAGTAGAACGTAGAACTTACACCCTCCATTTATTTCATAGATCTTAGAAATCCCAGAGCTGATGAAAACACACCAGAGCATTTCTGTATGACTCTACCAATTCCTTAAACCCATTCCCCTGGAGTTatgaggtggagagagaggtggggtttTCACCCTTGACCAGTTCAGCATGGATACGATACTAATTAACAATCAATAGAGGC
This genomic window from Mus caroli chromosome 12, CAROLI_EIJ_v1.1, whole genome shotgun sequence contains:
- the Erg28 gene encoding probable ergosterol biosynthetic protein 28; translation: MSRFLNVLRSWLVMVSIIAMGNTLQSFRDHTFLYEKLYTGKPNLVNGLQARTFGIWTLLSSVIRCLCAIDIHNKTLYHVTLWTFLLALGHFLSELLVFGTAAPTVGVLAPLMVASFSVLGMLVGLRYLEAEPVSRQKKRN